A genomic region of Bactrocera dorsalis isolate Fly_Bdor chromosome 3, ASM2337382v1, whole genome shotgun sequence contains the following coding sequences:
- the LOC105225066 gene encoding uncharacterized protein LOC105225066, translating into MTAARVINPVILTEFCKLRASPSAMGRNMTCNRQLNRIKRDLFGPANPVETQKTFAEELDKQQDRAIKKWGFDFRNGSPLTTNTQFVWERISYQESNRAPEVYTLTRAAHVRPAPVVPSNADLLMDERAERENYMMNTSTSTDTDSCGDYDSQDESLVFKVPSTEHCGSNKRTHDGNAAGRSPLRKRQPKITEYMKERKRLAQTPKKVSPAKRARTSSGSSSSGPSHSTHAYSISAHFSLQRSIQRNN; encoded by the exons ATGACTGCTGCACGTGTAATAAATCCAGTGATTTTAACCGAATTCTGTAAGCTGCGCGCTAGTCCGAGTGCAATGGGACGCAATATGACCTGTAATCGCCAGTTGAACCGCATTAAGCGTGATCTCTTTGGACCAGCCAACCCGGTGGAAACACAAAA AACCTTCGCCGAGGAATTGGACAAACAACAAGATCGTGCTATAAAAAAATGGGGTTTTGACTTCCGCAACGGCTCCCCACTCACCACAAATACACAATTCGTTTGGGAACGCATTTCCTATCAGGAATCTAATCGCGCACCCGAAGTCTATACGCTGACGCGTGCTGCACATGTACGTCCCGCACCGGTTGTGCCGTCAAATGCCGATTTACTAATGGACGAACGGGCCGAACGTGAAAATTACATGATGAACACATCAACATCGACCGACACAGATTCCTGCGGCGATTATGACTCACAGGATGAGTCGTTGGTGTTCAAAGTACCCAGCACCGAACATTGCGGCAGCAATAAGCGTACGCATGATGGCAATGCTGCTGGCAGATCGCCACTGCGCAAGCGTCAACCGAAAATTACAG AATACATGAAGGAGCGCAAACGCCTCGCCCAAACGCCGAAAAAGGTCTCACCCGCCAAGCGTGCGCGCACCAGCTCGGGCAGCAGCAGCTCAGGACCCAGCCACAGTACGCATGCGTATAGCATCAGCGCGCATTTCTCACTGCAGCGAAGTATACAACGCAATAATTAA